Proteins encoded in a region of the Planococcus shixiaomingii genome:
- a CDS encoding glutamate-1-semialdehyde 2,1-aminomutase produces MNHTISKQLHEEALQHIVGGVNSPSRSYKAVGGGAPVSMECAKGAYFWDVDGNKYIDYLAAYGPIITGHAHPHITKAITHAAETGLLYGTPTRHEIIFAKMLKEAMPNMDKVRFVNSGTEAVMTTIRVSRAYTGRTKIMKFAGCYHGHSDLVLVAAGSGPATLGTPDSAGVPKSIANEVITIPFNDPAAFSEAMDKWGDEIACILVEPIVGNFGIVEPNKGFLEEVHRIAKEKGTLIVYDEVITAFRFHYGGAQDLLGLAPDLTALGKIIGGGLPIGAYGGKKEIMDTVAPLGPAYQAGTMAGNPASIQAGIACLEVLREEGVYEKMDKLGRQLEEGILAAAEEFGVTITINRLKGALTIYFTDVKVENYEQAEATDGEIFGRFFKLMLEQGINLAPSKYEAWFLTTEHTQEDVEVSLKAVREAFRQL; encoded by the coding sequence ATGAATCACACAATCTCAAAACAATTGCACGAAGAAGCGTTGCAACATATCGTCGGCGGTGTTAACAGTCCGTCGCGGTCTTATAAAGCAGTGGGCGGCGGTGCACCCGTCTCGATGGAATGTGCGAAAGGCGCTTATTTTTGGGATGTCGACGGCAATAAATACATCGATTACTTGGCAGCTTACGGACCAATCATAACTGGCCACGCCCATCCGCATATTACGAAAGCAATTACGCATGCTGCAGAAACCGGGTTGCTTTACGGAACTCCGACACGGCATGAAATCATATTCGCCAAGATGCTGAAAGAAGCAATGCCAAACATGGACAAAGTGCGTTTCGTCAACAGCGGAACGGAAGCGGTCATGACAACGATTCGCGTATCTCGCGCTTATACCGGACGCACAAAAATCATGAAATTCGCTGGCTGCTATCACGGCCATTCCGATCTGGTCCTCGTTGCGGCAGGTTCTGGTCCGGCTACCCTTGGTACTCCCGATTCCGCTGGCGTACCAAAATCGATTGCTAATGAAGTGATCACTATTCCATTTAACGATCCGGCCGCTTTCTCGGAAGCCATGGACAAATGGGGCGATGAAATTGCCTGTATTTTGGTCGAACCGATTGTCGGAAACTTCGGCATTGTGGAACCGAACAAAGGCTTCCTAGAAGAAGTGCACCGCATTGCGAAAGAAAAAGGCACTTTGATTGTGTACGATGAAGTTATTACAGCTTTCCGTTTCCACTATGGCGGCGCTCAAGATCTGCTCGGATTAGCCCCAGATTTAACCGCCCTTGGAAAAATCATCGGCGGTGGCTTGCCAATTGGCGCTTACGGTGGTAAAAAAGAAATTATGGATACAGTAGCCCCTCTTGGGCCTGCATACCAAGCGGGTACGATGGCCGGCAACCCCGCGTCCATCCAAGCAGGCATCGCTTGCCTTGAAGTCCTTCGCGAAGAAGGTGTCTATGAAAAAATGGACAAACTTGGCCGCCAGCTTGAAGAAGGAATTCTTGCAGCTGCCGAAGAATTTGGCGTGACGATTACAATCAACCGCTTAAAAGGTGCGTTGACGATTTACTTCACCGATGTAAAAGTTGAGAACTATGAACAAGCCGAAGCGACAGACGGCGAAATTTTCGGGCGCTTTTTCAAACTGATGCTTGAACAAGGCATCAACTTAGCTCCATCAAAATACGAAGCTTGGTTTTTAACAACTGAACACACACAAGAAGATGTTGAAGTTTCTCTTAAAGCCGTCCGTGAAGCATTCCGGCAGCTTTAA
- a CDS encoding FUSC family protein: MQLGARIFKTGIAISLALFLANWLSLPIPFMAGIAAIFAIQPSVYRSYLTILDQMYGNLIGAAIGIIFVLTLGSNYLTVGLAAILAIILMLKLNLNNPVPLTLVTIIVIMESQEEQFLQFAGLRFLTIFLGIFSAFIVNMIFLPPKYETRLFASIHEVSEEMVRWIRVSIRHASDHSTVKSDIDKLSEKLEKVDQWYSFYKDERSYTKKQQYVKARKLVLYRQMIITSNKSLEVLKRLHRYENELTILPEQFHMMIQEHLESLASYHEQLYMKYVGKLRPEHSETAGAEALLKRHEVMDVFVREINLAHEEENNGFSAYRLMHILSAMLDYEEQLEHLDLLIIAYLNYHSDEVGSDLENTI, translated from the coding sequence ATGCAATTAGGGGCACGGATCTTTAAGACTGGCATAGCGATTTCCTTAGCCTTGTTTTTAGCTAATTGGTTAAGTTTACCGATTCCTTTCATGGCGGGTATAGCTGCAATATTTGCTATACAACCTTCGGTATATCGATCTTATTTAACCATTTTAGATCAAATGTACGGAAACTTGATTGGCGCGGCTATTGGGATTATTTTCGTGTTAACGCTCGGTTCGAACTATTTAACTGTCGGGCTTGCCGCTATTTTAGCCATTATCCTTATGTTAAAATTGAATCTCAATAACCCGGTGCCTTTAACGCTTGTGACGATTATAGTCATTATGGAATCACAAGAAGAGCAGTTTTTGCAATTCGCTGGACTCAGATTTTTAACCATTTTTCTCGGTATTTTTTCTGCATTTATTGTTAATATGATCTTTTTGCCGCCTAAATACGAAACCCGGTTATTTGCCTCTATCCATGAAGTGTCAGAAGAGATGGTACGGTGGATTCGCGTGTCAATCCGGCATGCCTCCGATCATTCGACCGTAAAAAGCGATATTGACAAATTATCCGAAAAACTGGAAAAGGTGGATCAATGGTATTCGTTTTATAAAGACGAAAGAAGTTATACAAAAAAGCAGCAGTATGTAAAAGCCCGAAAATTGGTCTTGTACCGGCAAATGATCATCACGTCAAACAAAAGCTTGGAAGTCCTTAAACGGCTCCACCGTTACGAAAATGAATTGACCATTCTTCCGGAACAATTTCATATGATGATCCAAGAACACCTGGAAAGCTTAGCAAGTTATCATGAGCAGCTTTATATGAAATATGTTGGAAAGTTACGGCCTGAACATAGTGAAACAGCCGGGGCGGAAGCGCTTTTGAAACGCCATGAAGTGATGGACGTGTTTGTCAGAGAAATCAATCTGGCCCACGAAGAAGAAAACAATGGGTTTTCGGCATATCGCTTAATGCATATTTTATCTGCTATGCTTGATTACGAAGAACAATTGGAGCATCTGGATTTGCTGATCATCGCTTACTTGAATTATCATTCTGATGAAGTAGGAAGCGACTTGGAAAACACCATATAA
- a CDS encoding D-2-hydroxyacid dehydrogenase, with the protein MEVLFTFTPREVHQQKLITEFPEVNFHFTNKDKTRLPSADILVTYGEDISSEDINSANKLKWIMVASAGVEKMPLETMKERNIVVSNVKGIHKTPMAESVMAHLLALKRSLPYLYESQRNNEWNRKTGSSELFGSTALIIGPGAIGSEIGRLLQAFGVQTIGCNRSGDAADYMNDMVTIADVLTALPKADIVISVVPSTKETKHMLKKEHFDAMKNDAIFMNFGRGDLVEDKILVDALQNGAIGFAVLDVFEQEPLPLDHPYWKMKNVVISPHVSSHSEKYVERTLEVFAPNLRKWLAQDANPTNLVNLEKGY; encoded by the coding sequence ATGGAAGTTTTGTTTACCTTCACACCGAGAGAAGTGCATCAACAAAAATTAATAACGGAATTTCCTGAAGTAAATTTTCATTTTACAAATAAGGATAAAACGCGCTTGCCATCAGCGGATATCCTGGTGACTTACGGTGAAGATATTTCATCTGAAGACATCAATTCAGCTAACAAGTTGAAATGGATCATGGTGGCAAGTGCCGGTGTGGAAAAAATGCCGCTTGAAACGATGAAAGAACGCAACATTGTTGTTTCAAATGTTAAAGGCATCCACAAAACGCCCATGGCCGAATCGGTAATGGCACACTTGCTGGCATTGAAGCGTTCGCTACCATACCTTTATGAAAGCCAGCGGAACAATGAATGGAATCGTAAAACCGGTTCATCGGAACTTTTTGGTTCGACCGCATTGATCATTGGACCGGGAGCTATCGGTTCTGAAATCGGCCGTCTTCTTCAAGCGTTCGGCGTCCAAACGATTGGCTGCAACCGTTCTGGAGATGCTGCGGATTATATGAATGACATGGTCACTATTGCAGATGTCTTAACCGCGCTTCCTAAAGCGGATATCGTCATTTCGGTTGTTCCGAGCACGAAAGAGACAAAACACATGCTGAAAAAAGAACATTTTGATGCCATGAAAAACGATGCCATCTTTATGAATTTTGGCCGAGGGGATTTAGTGGAGGACAAGATTTTAGTAGATGCACTCCAAAATGGCGCTATCGGCTTTGCGGTACTTGATGTTTTTGAACAAGAACCGTTGCCGCTGGATCATCCTTATTGGAAAATGAAAAACGTTGTGATTTCACCGCATGTTTCCAGCCATTCTGAGAAATATGTAGAGCGGACGTTAGAAGTTTTTGCGCCGAATTTGCGCAAGTGGCTTGCTCAAGATGCCAACCCGACAAATCTCGTTAATTTGGAAAAGGGGTACTAA
- a CDS encoding cob(I)yrinic acid a,c-diamide adenosyltransferase produces MKIYTKTGDKGMTSLVYGTRVAKNDVLVEAYGTCDEANSMIGLAVGQMAVEFFDGKEELDGVFHEIQTTLFHVGAELATPHGKEVKWKLTEQDVEKLERWIDLYDEKVPPLNNFILPGGHPAGAALHVARTVVRRTERAAISIGEDVSPLVLVYLNRLSDFLFVAARFINLKLGKKEQELHSQS; encoded by the coding sequence ATGAAAATCTATACTAAAACAGGCGATAAAGGAATGACATCATTAGTTTATGGCACACGAGTTGCAAAAAACGATGTACTTGTTGAAGCGTATGGAACATGTGACGAAGCGAATTCGATGATTGGATTGGCAGTAGGGCAAATGGCAGTAGAATTTTTTGATGGCAAAGAAGAGCTAGACGGGGTCTTCCACGAAATCCAAACAACGCTGTTCCATGTTGGAGCGGAGCTTGCCACTCCACACGGGAAAGAAGTAAAGTGGAAATTGACAGAGCAGGACGTAGAAAAACTAGAACGATGGATCGATCTCTATGACGAAAAAGTTCCTCCATTAAATAATTTTATCCTCCCTGGAGGCCATCCGGCAGGAGCGGCTCTTCATGTTGCCCGAACTGTAGTCCGGCGAACTGAACGGGCAGCAATTTCAATTGGGGAAGACGTCTCGCCGCTAGTTTTGGTTTATTTGAACCGCTTATCCGATTTTTTATTCGTCGCAGCTCGATTCATCAACCTGAAGCTCGGTAAAAAAGAACAAGAGCTACACAGCCAATCGTAA
- the nikC gene encoding nickel transporter permease — MAQSAIDKNEVKVEKVAGPWKEAWRGFRKSKVAVVGMGIVFFFILMAIFGPLFTPQGINEQDLTNKLLPPSNEHWMGTDDFGRDILSRIVYGARISLWVGFLAVIGSAVVGSILGIIAGYYGRWVDTIISRIFDIMLAFPSILLAIAVVSVLGPSLRNALIAIAIINVPNFGRLIRSKVLSIKEDEYIMSAKAIGMKDNRILFSHILPNSMAPVIVQGTLAIATAIIEAAALGFLGLGAQAPSPEWGKMLADSRSYLTNAPWTMIFPGIAIMLTVLGFNLMGDGLRDALDPRMKS, encoded by the coding sequence ATGGCGCAATCAGCTATTGATAAAAATGAAGTGAAAGTAGAAAAAGTCGCTGGTCCATGGAAAGAAGCGTGGCGGGGTTTTCGCAAAAGTAAAGTAGCGGTAGTCGGTATGGGAATCGTTTTTTTCTTCATTTTAATGGCGATTTTTGGTCCGCTATTTACTCCGCAAGGAATCAACGAGCAAGATTTAACCAATAAGCTACTGCCTCCTTCCAATGAACATTGGATGGGCACAGACGATTTTGGGCGGGATATTTTGTCCCGCATTGTTTACGGTGCCAGAATTTCTTTGTGGGTCGGGTTTTTAGCAGTTATTGGCTCAGCGGTAGTAGGCAGTATTTTAGGGATAATCGCCGGTTATTATGGCCGCTGGGTTGATACCATCATTTCGCGTATCTTTGATATCATGTTGGCATTTCCGAGTATATTGTTGGCGATTGCGGTTGTATCAGTTCTAGGACCATCTCTTCGCAACGCGTTAATTGCTATCGCAATAATCAACGTTCCAAACTTTGGGCGTTTGATTCGGTCAAAAGTATTGAGTATTAAAGAAGATGAGTACATCATGTCGGCAAAAGCGATTGGCATGAAAGACAACCGGATTTTATTTTCCCATATCTTGCCGAATTCCATGGCGCCGGTCATCGTGCAGGGCACACTTGCCATTGCGACTGCGATCATTGAAGCAGCAGCTCTTGGGTTCTTGGGGCTTGGCGCACAAGCGCCGTCTCCGGAATGGGGGAAAATGCTGGCAGATTCCAGATCTTATTTGACCAATGCACCATGGACGATGATTTTCCCAGGTATTGCGATCATGTTGACGGTTCTTGGTTTTAATTTAATGGGTGACGGTTTGCGCGATGCGCTCGATCCACGGATGAAATCATAA
- the bcp gene encoding thioredoxin-dependent thiol peroxidase, translating into MPTLEGMQAPEFTLENEAGETVALKDFAGEKYVVLYFYPKDMTPGCTTQACDFRDAQSDFSELNAVILGVSADSADQHNKFIEKHGLPFSLLVDESHKVSEDYGVWIEKNMYGKKFMGIERSTFLIDPTGTIIKEWRKVKVADHIKEVLDTLKALSNQ; encoded by the coding sequence ATGCCTACTTTAGAAGGAATGCAAGCACCAGAATTCACATTGGAAAATGAAGCAGGGGAAACTGTTGCATTAAAAGATTTTGCCGGCGAAAAATATGTCGTTTTGTATTTTTATCCGAAAGACATGACACCGGGCTGTACTACTCAAGCGTGCGATTTCCGGGATGCACAATCCGACTTTTCGGAATTGAATGCTGTCATTCTAGGTGTCAGTGCCGACTCGGCCGACCAGCACAACAAATTTATTGAGAAACATGGCCTGCCTTTTTCATTGTTGGTAGACGAAAGTCATAAAGTTTCAGAGGATTACGGAGTGTGGATAGAGAAGAATATGTATGGCAAGAAATTCATGGGGATCGAACGCTCGACTTTCTTGATTGATCCGACAGGCACCATCATAAAGGAATGGCGGAAAGTGAAAGTGGCCGATCATATTAAAGAAGTGTTGGATACGTTAAAGGCACTCAGCAATCAGTAA
- the perR gene encoding peroxide-responsive transcriptional repressor PerR yields the protein MSEVQLKDALDALKSTGVRITPQRHAILEYMIHSTAHPTADDIYRALEKTFPNMSVATVYNNLRVFRKAGLVKELTYGDSSSRFDFVTHDHYHMICSDCGKIVDFHYPGLDEVEHLASHVTGFQVDYHRLELYGTCQDCLEKPAKAQ from the coding sequence ATGTCTGAAGTACAATTAAAAGACGCGCTTGATGCTTTGAAGTCAACAGGTGTGCGAATCACACCCCAGCGCCATGCAATACTGGAGTATATGATTCATTCAACAGCACATCCAACAGCTGATGACATTTATCGGGCGTTAGAAAAAACATTTCCAAATATGAGTGTAGCGACTGTTTATAATAATTTGCGTGTGTTCAGAAAAGCTGGATTGGTTAAGGAATTGACGTATGGCGATTCATCAAGCCGATTCGATTTTGTAACGCATGACCATTATCATATGATTTGCAGCGATTGCGGGAAAATTGTCGATTTCCATTACCCAGGATTGGATGAAGTTGAGCATTTAGCTTCCCATGTTACCGGGTTCCAAGTCGATTACCATCGATTAGAACTTTATGGAACGTGTCAAGATTGCTTAGAAAAACCAGCTAAAGCACAATAA
- a CDS encoding ABC transporter permease produces the protein MLHYAGRRIFQLIPVLLGMTFIVFLIIRAIPGDPAQVILGQQASEEAIKALRTTLGLDNPWYIQYFEYLKGLLTGDLGESLRTRTPVVDEVWPYLAATIELSVFAIVIAVIIGINAGIISAWFQNSWFDYLAMIIALIGVSMPIFWLGLMNQWIFSIELGILPTTGRENVRDPVDVITNFYLIDTLIQGNFAQMSVVFKHLILPGTALATIPMAIIARMTRSSMLEVMRSDYVRTARSKGLKMFWVVYKHALKNAIIPVLTIIGLQMGLLLGGAILTETIFGWPGIGRYIYEAIGFRDYPVIQSGILIVAFIFVMINLIVDMLYGLIDPRIKYE, from the coding sequence ATGCTTCACTATGCAGGAAGACGTATTTTCCAATTAATACCGGTCTTGTTGGGTATGACTTTTATTGTGTTCCTGATTATCCGGGCAATTCCGGGCGATCCTGCACAAGTTATTTTAGGCCAACAAGCATCTGAAGAAGCGATAAAAGCATTGAGAACAACACTAGGTTTAGATAATCCTTGGTACATTCAGTACTTTGAGTATTTGAAAGGACTGTTAACCGGAGACTTAGGCGAGTCGCTGCGAACGCGAACACCTGTAGTAGATGAAGTGTGGCCGTATTTAGCTGCGACGATAGAGTTGTCAGTATTCGCTATTGTCATCGCCGTTATTATTGGCATCAACGCCGGCATCATTTCTGCTTGGTTCCAAAATTCATGGTTCGATTATTTAGCGATGATCATTGCATTGATTGGTGTTTCCATGCCGATTTTTTGGCTTGGTTTGATGAATCAGTGGATTTTCTCAATTGAACTTGGAATCCTTCCGACAACAGGACGCGAAAATGTGCGAGATCCAGTGGATGTCATAACGAATTTCTATTTGATTGATACACTGATCCAAGGCAATTTTGCTCAAATGTCAGTTGTCTTTAAACACTTGATTTTGCCGGGAACTGCACTTGCCACTATTCCAATGGCAATCATTGCCCGAATGACCCGCTCAAGCATGCTTGAAGTGATGCGTTCTGATTATGTGCGGACTGCACGTTCAAAAGGATTGAAAATGTTTTGGGTAGTTTACAAACATGCACTTAAAAATGCCATCATTCCAGTACTGACAATTATCGGCCTTCAAATGGGCTTGCTTCTCGGCGGCGCAATTTTGACCGAAACGATTTTTGGTTGGCCAGGCATCGGCCGTTACATTTATGAAGCAATCGGATTCCGCGATTACCCGGTTATCCAGTCAGGTATTTTGATTGTCGCGTTTATCTTCGTCATGATCAATTTAATCGTAGACATGCTGTATGGTCTCATTGATCCGCGCATCAAATATGAGTAG